The Pedobacter cryoconitis genome has a window encoding:
- a CDS encoding OmpA family protein, producing the protein MKQKLFKSLPVALAALLIGGAAQAQEQPVTNAAQQFSTWSIGVNAGVLTPTSPLGGHNDFSKNSSSLGYGLYIKKQFTPYFSLKLDGIRGKLKGDNSKSFNDGKGPAIVGGNSKFETELNYAASLSAEVNMFNIDLFRKQDALQLFVTGGAGLAGYKPKTTAGNVTTEYPKNVKELIIPVGLGARFKVSDKVNFNLGWSVYFVDGDNLDGTYRGDRHSDKFSYAHAGLEFALGKGKQLAFSNPVAASYDEALQAKNIANSLKSDLDAQKSENAKLRTEMNDLLKDTDGDGVADKLDKCPNTPSGTVVDGAGCPLVTPAPVVTEKVIITEADRKVVKQAIKDLEFDLSKATIRAKSYPSLNRVANLLVTKNFSLKLAGHTDNTGSADLNMRLSKDRAESVKAYLVSQGANASRIEATGYGKNQPIATNKTAAGRQKNRRVEFTLY; encoded by the coding sequence ATGAAACAAAAATTATTCAAAAGTTTGCCGGTAGCTTTAGCTGCCCTTTTAATTGGTGGTGCTGCACAAGCGCAGGAACAACCAGTTACTAACGCTGCTCAGCAGTTCAGTACTTGGTCTATTGGTGTTAATGCTGGTGTTTTAACTCCAACTTCTCCACTAGGTGGCCATAATGATTTCTCTAAGAACAGTTCTAGTTTAGGATATGGTCTTTACATCAAAAAACAATTTACTCCATATTTCTCTTTGAAATTAGACGGAATCAGAGGTAAATTGAAAGGTGATAATTCTAAATCATTCAATGATGGAAAAGGTCCGGCTATCGTAGGTGGAAATTCTAAATTTGAAACTGAATTAAATTATGCTGCTAGTTTAAGCGCAGAAGTTAATATGTTCAACATTGACTTATTCAGAAAACAAGATGCATTACAATTATTTGTAACAGGTGGTGCTGGTTTAGCTGGTTACAAACCAAAAACTACTGCTGGTAATGTAACTACAGAATATCCAAAAAATGTTAAAGAATTAATTATCCCTGTAGGATTAGGTGCTAGATTTAAAGTTTCTGATAAAGTTAACTTTAACTTAGGATGGTCTGTTTATTTTGTTGATGGTGATAACTTAGACGGTACTTACCGTGGTGATCGTCACAGTGATAAATTCAGCTATGCTCACGCTGGTTTAGAGTTTGCATTGGGTAAAGGAAAGCAATTAGCTTTCAGCAATCCAGTTGCTGCTTCTTATGACGAAGCTCTTCAAGCTAAAAACATTGCAAATTCTTTAAAAAGCGATTTAGATGCTCAAAAATCTGAAAATGCTAAATTAAGAACTGAAATGAATGACTTGTTAAAAGATACTGACGGTGACGGTGTTGCTGATAAATTGGATAAATGTCCTAACACTCCATCAGGAACTGTTGTTGATGGTGCTGGATGTCCATTAGTTACTCCTGCTCCAGTTGTTACTGAAAAAGTAATCATCACTGAAGCTGATCGTAAAGTTGTTAAACAAGCAATTAAAGACTTAGAATTTGATTTGTCTAAAGCGACTATCAGAGCTAAATCATACCCTTCTTTAAACCGTGTTGCTAACTTATTAGTAACTAAAAACTTTAGCTTGAAATTAGCTGGTCACACTGATAACACAGGTTCAGCTGATTTGAACATGAGATTATCTAAAGACAGAGCTGAGTCAGTTAAAGCTTACTTAGTTTCTCAAGGTGCTAATGCATCTAGAATCGAAGCTACTGGTTACGGTAAAAACCAACCAATTGCAACTAACAAAACTGCAGCTGGTCGTCAGAAAAACAGAAGAGTAGAATTTACTTTATACTAG
- a CDS encoding acetyl-CoA C-acyltransferase encodes MQEAYIIAGLRTAVGKAPRGVFRFTRADDLAAEVIKQLVASVPNLDKDQIDDVIVGNATPEAEQGLNIGRMISLMGLDTVKVPGVTLNRYCASGLDTIATAVAKIKSGMADCIIAGGVEVMSGMPFGGWKVVPNFEVAKKNPDWYWGMGLTAEAVANEYKVSREDQDEFAFRSNMKAVEAIKNGHLKAGVAPITVTENYLDGQQKKKTRSYVVDTDEGPRADTSLDKLAKLKPVFAADGSVTAGNSSQTSDGAAFVIVVSESKLKELGVEPIARLVSYGVVGVPPRIMGIGPIEAIPLALKKAGLTLEQMDLIELNEAFASQSLAVVRTLGINQDIVNVNGGAIALGHPLGCTGAKLSVQLFHELKRRNGKYGMVTMCVGSGQGAAGIFELL; translated from the coding sequence ATGCAAGAAGCATATATCATAGCAGGTTTACGTACAGCAGTGGGCAAAGCACCACGTGGCGTATTTCGTTTTACCAGGGCCGATGATCTGGCTGCTGAAGTCATCAAACAATTAGTAGCCTCAGTTCCGAACCTGGATAAAGATCAAATAGATGATGTCATCGTTGGTAATGCAACTCCGGAAGCAGAACAAGGATTGAATATAGGCCGTATGATTTCCCTGATGGGATTGGATACAGTTAAAGTTCCGGGTGTAACCCTGAACAGATACTGTGCATCGGGATTGGATACCATCGCTACTGCGGTTGCTAAAATTAAAAGTGGAATGGCAGACTGTATTATCGCCGGTGGTGTAGAAGTCATGTCTGGTATGCCTTTTGGCGGATGGAAGGTTGTTCCTAATTTCGAAGTTGCTAAAAAGAACCCGGACTGGTATTGGGGAATGGGGCTTACTGCCGAAGCTGTAGCCAATGAATATAAGGTGAGCAGAGAGGATCAGGATGAATTCGCTTTCAGGTCAAATATGAAGGCAGTTGAGGCTATAAAGAACGGGCATTTAAAAGCCGGCGTAGCTCCAATTACAGTGACTGAAAATTATCTGGATGGCCAGCAAAAAAAGAAGACCAGAAGTTACGTAGTGGATACCGATGAGGGGCCGCGTGCAGATACTTCTCTGGATAAGTTAGCTAAACTTAAACCGGTTTTTGCAGCCGATGGAAGTGTAACTGCCGGTAACTCTTCTCAGACTTCTGATGGCGCAGCTTTTGTGATCGTCGTTTCTGAAAGTAAGTTGAAAGAATTGGGTGTTGAGCCAATTGCCCGCCTGGTAAGTTATGGTGTGGTAGGTGTTCCGCCAAGAATTATGGGGATAGGCCCGATTGAGGCTATTCCTCTGGCTTTAAAGAAAGCTGGTCTGACATTAGAACAAATGGACTTAATTGAGCTGAATGAAGCTTTTGCTTCTCAGTCACTGGCTGTAGTCAGAACTTTAGGCATCAATCAGGATATCGTGAACGTGAACGGTGGTGCGATTGCTTTAGGTCACCCACTGGGCTGTACAGGTGCAAAACTTTCTGTGCAATTGTTTCATGAGCTGAAACGCAGAAATGGTAAATACGGAATGGTGACGATGTGTGTGGGTAGCGGACAGGGTGCTGCTGGTATTTTTGAACTTCTTTAG
- a CDS encoding MarR family winged helix-turn-helix transcriptional regulator has protein sequence MKQQETIDYLLKVVWQNMSNTYNQIASEFGITQAIGYVLINIDKDGTAVSQLAGLLGVKATSLSRMLNNMEESGLIYREASSGDKRSVKVFLTDFGREKRQVAKGVVRSFNEYLNDHLTVSEKNNLVQSLQKLNKLTLGYTVTTGNDEQKDK, from the coding sequence ATGAAACAACAGGAAACAATAGATTATTTATTGAAAGTGGTTTGGCAGAACATGTCTAACACCTATAACCAGATCGCTTCTGAGTTCGGAATCACACAAGCTATTGGTTATGTGCTGATTAATATTGATAAAGATGGCACAGCAGTCTCACAGCTTGCAGGATTGCTTGGGGTTAAGGCCACCAGCCTGTCCAGGATGTTAAACAATATGGAGGAATCCGGGTTAATATACAGAGAAGCCTCCTCTGGAGATAAAAGATCAGTGAAAGTCTTTCTGACAGACTTCGGCCGGGAGAAACGGCAAGTAGCAAAAGGCGTTGTCCGCTCTTTCAATGAATACCTGAATGATCATTTGACTGTATCAGAAAAGAATAACCTGGTACAAAGCTTACAGAAATTAAATAAACTCACTTTAGGATATACAGTAACTACAGGAAATGATGAACAAAAAGATAAATAA
- a CDS encoding 3-hydroxyacyl-CoA dehydrogenase/enoyl-CoA hydratase family protein, with product MNKKINKVAVLGSGIMGSRIACHFANIGVEVLLLDIAPKELSPEEIAKGLTLENPGVQNRIVNAALQNAIKTNPSPVYTKKVVNKITTGNFEADMSKIAGVDWIIEVVVENLDIKKKVFEQVEQFRKAGTLITSNTSGIPIHLMTEGRSDDFKANFCGTHFFNPPRYLRLLEIIPTPDTKPELVDFLMHYGDKFLGKTTVLCKDTPAFIANRVGVYSMMALLHLVEKLDLTVEEVDKFTGPALGRPKSATFRTSDVVGLDTMIKVSKGLYDNCPDDKAHDLFKLPDYVVKMEANKWLGDKTKQGFYKKTKTADGKTEILALDLKTLEYRVQQKVKSATLELTKPIENVRDRMKVFAAGKDKAAEVFRHSFFGLFEYVSDRIPEISDELYRIDDALRAGFGWDLGPFEVWDAVGIKESLEGMKKYGHEAAAWVHEMLAAGHTTFYKVEDGVKKYYDIPSKSYKALPGADSFIILDNIRTTKTIWKNSGASILDLGDGILNVEFHSKMNTIGGDTLQAINKAIDLAEKDYRGIVIGNDGANFSAGANVGMIFMMAVEQDWDELNMAIRAFQNTSMRIRYSSIPVVVAPHNLTLGGGCEFSLHADHVQLNAETYMGLVEFGVGVIPGGGGTKEFALRASDEYKDDQIVQNVLKDRFLTIGMAKVSTSALEAYELGYLQKDKFSVSMNRSRLIADAKAKAIELADAGYTQPVRRKDIRVLGKQGLGIVYAGANTMYSGHYISEHDKKISEKLGYVMCGGDLSSPTEVTEQYLLDLEREAFLSLCGERKTLERIQSIVTKGKPLRN from the coding sequence ATGAACAAAAAGATAAATAAAGTAGCGGTATTAGGCTCCGGTATCATGGGCTCACGCATTGCTTGTCACTTTGCGAATATAGGTGTAGAAGTATTGTTGTTAGACATCGCGCCGAAAGAACTCAGCCCTGAGGAAATAGCCAAAGGATTGACGCTGGAAAATCCGGGGGTTCAGAACCGTATTGTCAATGCAGCTTTACAAAATGCAATTAAAACTAATCCTTCCCCGGTTTATACCAAAAAAGTAGTCAATAAGATTACCACAGGTAATTTCGAGGCTGACATGTCCAAAATTGCCGGTGTAGACTGGATTATTGAGGTGGTAGTTGAAAATCTTGATATTAAGAAAAAAGTATTCGAACAAGTGGAGCAGTTCCGTAAAGCCGGAACGCTGATCACTTCCAATACTTCTGGTATCCCTATACATTTAATGACCGAAGGAAGAAGCGACGATTTTAAGGCTAATTTCTGCGGGACACACTTTTTTAATCCGCCGCGCTATCTGCGTTTACTGGAGATTATTCCTACTCCGGATACTAAACCTGAGCTGGTAGACTTCTTAATGCATTATGGAGATAAGTTTTTAGGTAAAACAACTGTTTTATGTAAGGATACTCCTGCATTCATCGCTAACAGAGTAGGGGTATATTCTATGATGGCTTTACTGCATCTGGTAGAAAAATTAGATTTGACGGTAGAAGAAGTTGACAAATTTACCGGCCCTGCTTTAGGCAGACCGAAATCAGCTACTTTCCGTACTTCTGATGTAGTAGGTTTAGATACAATGATTAAAGTATCAAAAGGGCTATATGACAATTGCCCTGATGATAAAGCCCACGATTTATTTAAGCTTCCTGATTATGTTGTTAAAATGGAAGCTAATAAATGGTTAGGCGATAAAACCAAACAAGGTTTCTATAAAAAAACAAAAACCGCTGACGGTAAAACAGAAATTTTAGCACTTGATTTAAAAACACTGGAATACCGTGTTCAGCAAAAAGTGAAATCTGCAACGCTTGAACTGACCAAACCAATTGAAAATGTCAGAGATAGAATGAAGGTTTTTGCGGCAGGTAAAGATAAAGCAGCAGAAGTGTTCAGGCATTCTTTCTTTGGTTTATTTGAATACGTATCAGACCGGATTCCTGAAATTTCGGATGAACTTTACAGAATTGATGATGCTTTACGTGCAGGATTCGGATGGGATTTAGGCCCGTTTGAAGTCTGGGACGCTGTAGGTATCAAGGAATCACTGGAAGGCATGAAAAAATATGGACATGAGGCTGCCGCCTGGGTTCATGAAATGCTTGCCGCGGGTCACACTACTTTCTATAAAGTAGAAGATGGCGTTAAAAAATATTACGATATTCCTTCCAAGAGTTATAAAGCATTACCAGGGGCTGATTCATTCATCATCCTGGATAATATCCGTACTACTAAGACAATCTGGAAGAACTCAGGTGCTTCTATCCTTGATTTAGGCGACGGGATACTGAATGTGGAATTCCATTCCAAAATGAATACCATCGGCGGGGATACACTTCAGGCAATTAACAAAGCAATAGACCTGGCAGAAAAAGATTACAGAGGCATAGTAATAGGTAATGATGGTGCTAACTTTTCGGCAGGTGCAAATGTTGGAATGATTTTCATGATGGCTGTAGAGCAGGATTGGGATGAGTTGAACATGGCAATCAGGGCATTCCAGAATACTTCGATGCGAATCAGGTACTCTTCTATTCCAGTTGTCGTAGCTCCGCATAACCTTACACTAGGTGGTGGATGTGAATTCAGTTTACATGCAGACCATGTACAGCTGAATGCAGAAACTTATATGGGACTGGTTGAATTTGGTGTAGGTGTGATCCCTGGTGGCGGGGGGACAAAAGAATTTGCTCTGCGTGCTTCTGATGAGTACAAAGATGATCAGATTGTTCAAAATGTCTTAAAAGATCGTTTTCTGACTATAGGAATGGCCAAGGTTTCGACTTCTGCACTGGAAGCTTATGAGTTAGGCTATCTGCAAAAAGATAAATTCTCTGTTTCTATGAACCGCAGCAGATTGATTGCAGATGCCAAAGCAAAAGCAATTGAGCTGGCAGATGCTGGTTATACACAACCTGTGAGAAGAAAAGATATCAGAGTGCTGGGTAAACAAGGCTTAGGAATTGTTTATGCGGGTGCAAATACGATGTATTCAGGGCACTACATTTCTGAACATGATAAAAAGATCTCGGAAAAACTGGGTTATGTAATGTGTGGTGGTGATTTATCGTCTCCTACAGAAGTAACTGAGCAGTATTTGCTGGATCTGGAAAGAGAAGCTTTCTTATCACTTTGCGGTGAGCGGAAGACTTTGGAAAGGATTCAGAGTATTGTGACTAAGGGGAAACCACTTCGTAACTAA